A stretch of DNA from Gymnodinialimonas sp. 57CJ19:
TGATGTTCGCCTCTGGGTCCACCTCTTCGCGGATGCGGTTGGCGGCTTCGTCCAACTCGAACAAGGTCAGGTCGTACCCACCTGTAACATTGATCAACACGCCACGCGCACCACGCAGGCTGATCTCGTCCAGCAGCGGGTTGGCGATCGCCTTCTCGGCGGCCTGCATGGCGCGGTTGTCGCCATCGGCCTCGCCCGTGCCCATCATGGCCTTGCCCATTTCGTTCATCACAGCGCGAACATCGGCGAAGTCGAGGTTGATAAGACCGGGGCGAACCATCAGGTCCGTCACACCTTTAACACCTTGATAAAGCACATCATCCGCCATGGCGAAGGCTTCGGTGAAAGTGGTTTTTTCATTCGCCAGACGGAACAGGTTCTGGTTCGGAATGATGATCAGCGTATCGACGACCTTTTGCAGGGCTTCGATGCCCTCATCGGCCTGACGCATCCGCTTGGTGCCTTCAAACTGGAACGGCTTGGTTACAACACCAACGGTCAGAACGCCCAACTCCCGCGCGGCTTGCGCGATAATTGGTGCAGCGCCGGTGCCGGTGCCGCCGCCCATGCCCGCGGTGATAAACGCCATGTGGGCGCCCGCGAGGTGGTCGACGATCTCTTCGATGCTTTCCTCAGCGGCGGAAGCGCCAACCTGAGGGCGTGCCCCTGCGCCGAGACCTTCGGTCACGCGCTGACCCATCTGGATACGCGCGTGCGCGGTGGATTGCTGCAATGCCTGAGCGTCGGTGTTGGCAACAACAAACTCACAGCCATCAAGCTGTTGGTCGATCATGTTGTTCACGGCGTTGCCGCCTGCGCCACCGACACCGAAGACGGTGATACGGGGTTTCAGCTCGGGTTGAGCGTCGGTCATGGTAAGATTCAGAGTCATGGATACTGTCCGCCTGTTCTTGTCCTGGCCCCCGATCTTCTGGTCGGAATTGCCGAATTTGCCTCATTTATTGAAGGCCAGCGTACCGCCGTTCCCCTGCGTCGTCACGCAGAAAATACGCCCCATGCGCGAAATGTGGCCGTTTTGTGGCGAATTTATCGGCGATTTAGCGGTCTGACCCCATATGCAGGGGTCACCAGTTGTCGCGGAACCATTTTACAGCGCGACGAACGGACCGTGCAGGCAGCCTGTCGGCGGGCAAATCGAAGTCCCACCACTCGTCCTGAGGGCTCGCTGCAAACAGCGCCAAACCGACACAGGCCGAGAACGCCGAGCCATAGGCCGACTGCGGCAGGCCCGCCACCCGCATGGGCCGCCCCAGGCGCACCTGGTTGCCCAGAATGCGCGAGGCAAGACCATCAAGGCCGGGGATCTGACTGCCGCCCCCGGTCAGGACGATCCGTTGCGACGGCAGATGTTCAAACCCTGCCGCATCCAGCCGCGCCCGCACGTCTTCAAGGATTTCTTCGACCCGAGGGCGCATGACGCCGATCAACTCGGCCCGTGATACGGTGCGGCGGTCGTGGTGCCAATCACCGGTGTCGCTGTCCAACTCGATGATCTCTCGGTCATCCAGACCCGTGGCCATGAGACCGCCGAACTTGGTTTTGATCCGCTCGGCCATATCCACGGGGATATGCAGACCTTGGCTGATGTCGCGCGTGATATGGGCCCCGCCCATGCGCACGGTATCGGCAAAGATCATGTGTTTTTTCATGAAGATCGACAGGCTCGTGGCTCCTGCCCCAAGGTCGATGCAGGCCGCCCCCAGTTCTTGCTCGTCCTCCACCAGTGAAGACATGGCCGCGACATAGGGCGCAGAGGCCACGCCCGCCAGTTCCAGATCACAGCGTTTGACGCAGTGTAGAAGCGTCTCGATCGCGTGGCTGTCCACGGTCAGCAGATGCATGTCACACGACAGGCGGTTGCCCACATGGCCGCGCGGGTCCGACAGGCCCGAGCGATTATCGAGAGAGAAGTTCACCGGCTGCGCATGCAGCACTTCGCGCGACGCGCCGATATCGGGCATGTCGCAGACGGACAACACGCGGCCAATATCGTGATCTTCCACGGCGCCGGTTTGCAAATCGACTTCACCGGTCAGGCCATAGCTGCGCGGCCGTGCACCGGAAAGCGAGACGATCACGTGATCGACACGGGCGTTGGCCATTTTCTGGGCGGTTTGCACAGCGGTGCGGATGGCACGCTCGGTTTCTTGCACCGTATCAATCTCGCCAAACTTGACGCCGCGCGACCGGGTTGTTGCCGCGCCGATCACCCGGAACGAGGATTGCCCGGCCATGGCGCCGATGCCGTCATCCTCAGGCTCGGTGCCGTCGAATTTCAGCACCAGACAGGCCACCTTGAAGGTGCCGATGTCCAATACGGCAATCACGCCGCGTCGCATGGCTTCGGTACGTTTGGCCCGCATGGCCCGTTGTGTTTGATAGAGAAGATTCATCCGCTCGTGTCCCCATCGGATCTTTCAGCCGCCAGCGTACGCATACGCTGTAGCTCTTCCATTGCATCATCGGTCAACCGCACGGTCGGGCGACCGGGGTTGCGTAAATCAACTGCTGTCACGTCCCGCGACAGGATTTCACCCACATCATGAAGCGCCAGCACACGGTCCAGCGCGGCAGTCGCTCCGAATTCGGGCAGCATGATCCGCGTTTCGTTGGTCAGCACCACATCCCACCGCCGTTGCCCCATACGCACAAGCCCATGGACGCGGTCGCCAAGAATGGCTGCCGCCTCGATCAGCGCCAGCGCCTCGGTCACGGCCAGATCGGCCCCCTCCCCGCCCAGAAGCGGCAAAGGGTCTTCAATCTCTCGGGTGCCGAAGCCCGCAACGAAGTGACCTTCTTCGTCGATGATGCTCAGCCCCTCATGGGTCAGCCACAGGGCGGCGGGGATACGTTCGTCGATGCGCACGGCCAGATAGCCGCCGGACTGAATGCGCAGGTCAGCGCTGCGCACGGGGGGCAACGCCTCCAGGCGGCCGCGCAATTCATCAAGGTCCAGATCGAAGGACGAGATCGGCAGGTCCAGCGCAAGGGCGGCGCGGACCTCTTCCGTGACATCATCGGAGGCACCGTCGATCCCCAGCACGTTTACGCGAAACTCTGGCCGGTTCTCAACCTCGCGGCGGATCTCATAGGCGGCCTCAAACAAACCGTTAATGCGGGCCTCATCGCTGAGATACCAGGCAACGGCAGCAAACAGCGCGAACAGCGGGATGCCGATGTTGAGCGCTTTGCGGAAGATCGGCGTGAGCCAAAGGCGGGTCACACGGTAGCTGAGCTTGGAGGGGGCCGGATCATGGGGGGCTGCGCCGCCGGACCCGTTGCGACGGGGAATGATCGACCGAACGGAGGTGCGTTGAATGTGACGAGGCGCCTCGCCTGCTATTACCGGTCGCATGACGCATCCTCCACCAACCAAGCGCAGAGTTTACCAAAGCTCATGCCCGTCGCCTGCGCCTGTTCGGGCGTCAGGGATGTGGGCGTCATGCCAGGCTGCGTGTTCACCTCGAGGATAATCAAACCATCAAGGCCGCGTGCCTCATCCCAGCGGAAATCGGTACGGCTGACACCCTTGCAACCGAGCGCCGTATGCGCCCGCAGGGCCATGTCCATGCAGGCATCCCAGATCTCTTGCGGCACCTGCGCCGGCACCACATGGCGCGAGCCGCCGGGTTTGTATTTCGCATCGTAGTCGTACCAGCCATCGGTAAGGATATCGGTCACGGTCAAAGCGCCGGGATCGCCGGGCTTGTCGCCCAGGACAGAGACCGTCAGCTCGCGCCCTGGCGCAAAGGTTTCAACCATCACCTCGGCGGGCATATCGTCGGACAGCTGCGGCGGGCCGTTGGCGGCCTCGTTCACCAAATAAACCCCGACGGAGGAGCCTTCATTATTGGGTTTCACCACATAGGGCGCAGGCATCACATGAACGGCGCAGACATCTTCCTTGCGGGCAATCACGCTTTCGACCACCGGCAAGCCATGGGCCTTCAGAGCCACTTTGGCGCGGGTCTTGTCCATGGCGAGGCTTGAGGCCAGAACGCCCG
This window harbors:
- the ftsZ gene encoding cell division protein FtsZ, encoding MTLNLTMTDAQPELKPRITVFGVGGAGGNAVNNMIDQQLDGCEFVVANTDAQALQQSTAHARIQMGQRVTEGLGAGARPQVGASAAEESIEEIVDHLAGAHMAFITAGMGGGTGTGAAPIIAQAARELGVLTVGVVTKPFQFEGTKRMRQADEGIEALQKVVDTLIIIPNQNLFRLANEKTTFTEAFAMADDVLYQGVKGVTDLMVRPGLINLDFADVRAVMNEMGKAMMGTGEADGDNRAMQAAEKAIANPLLDEISLRGARGVLINVTGGYDLTLFELDEAANRIREEVDPEANIIVGSTLDTAMEGQMRVSVVATGIDAAERQEEVPMPSRQFYATGSAVAAAAEAKPAPAAAPTAEVEQYEEAAAETPPEPSLFESFEAPAEAEPDLVAEDDVPAPAYQPAPAPAAFAPAPAPAPQQPTPVAVAAEDQQGYVAPKPAAGGAPTPEALARLRAAIQRDTPRAPQAAPVAAPQQQGGFGGEQPQKRGFGINSLINRMTGTGEDGAAPAERRQPTMAAPAPAPAPQHHAADDGVVDPDQERIEIPAFLRRQAN
- the ftsA gene encoding cell division protein FtsA; this encodes MNLLYQTQRAMRAKRTEAMRRGVIAVLDIGTFKVACLVLKFDGTEPEDDGIGAMAGQSSFRVIGAATTRSRGVKFGEIDTVQETERAIRTAVQTAQKMANARVDHVIVSLSGARPRSYGLTGEVDLQTGAVEDHDIGRVLSVCDMPDIGASREVLHAQPVNFSLDNRSGLSDPRGHVGNRLSCDMHLLTVDSHAIETLLHCVKRCDLELAGVASAPYVAAMSSLVEDEQELGAACIDLGAGATSLSIFMKKHMIFADTVRMGGAHITRDISQGLHIPVDMAERIKTKFGGLMATGLDDREIIELDSDTGDWHHDRRTVSRAELIGVMRPRVEEILEDVRARLDAAGFEHLPSQRIVLTGGGSQIPGLDGLASRILGNQVRLGRPMRVAGLPQSAYGSAFSACVGLALFAASPQDEWWDFDLPADRLPARSVRRAVKWFRDNW
- a CDS encoding cell division protein FtsQ/DivIB codes for the protein MRPVIAGEAPRHIQRTSVRSIIPRRNGSGGAAPHDPAPSKLSYRVTRLWLTPIFRKALNIGIPLFALFAAVAWYLSDEARINGLFEAAYEIRREVENRPEFRVNVLGIDGASDDVTEEVRAALALDLPISSFDLDLDELRGRLEALPPVRSADLRIQSGGYLAVRIDERIPAALWLTHEGLSIIDEEGHFVAGFGTREIEDPLPLLGGEGADLAVTEALALIEAAAILGDRVHGLVRMGQRRWDVVLTNETRIMLPEFGATAALDRVLALHDVGEILSRDVTAVDLRNPGRPTVRLTDDAMEELQRMRTLAAERSDGDTSG
- a CDS encoding D-alanine--D-alanine ligase, which translates into the protein MRTEAVAGLSSLPSRVVVLMGGPSAEREVSLSTGQGCAEALRGEGFDVIEVDPGEVHAGAALCARLSEIKPDVVFNALHGRWGEDGCVQGMLEWLRLPYTHSGVLASSLAMDKTRAKVALKAHGLPVVESVIARKEDVCAVHVMPAPYVVKPNNEGSSVGVYLVNEAANGPPQLSDDMPAEVMVETFAPGRELTVSVLGDKPGDPGALTVTDILTDGWYDYDAKYKPGGSRHVVPAQVPQEIWDACMDMALRAHTALGCKGVSRTDFRWDEARGLDGLIILEVNTQPGMTPTSLTPEQAQATGMSFGKLCAWLVEDASCDR